One window of the Candidatus Methylacidiphilales bacterium genome contains the following:
- a CDS encoding ATP-binding cassette domain-containing protein produces the protein YEQGRESLVQWRSRMAGFIFQSYHLMPELNILENVLLPAWFLGMDQRGRAEELIELVGLKERLLHRPGELSGGEQQRVAIARALINDPALILADEPTGNLDAENSASVLNLLLDLAAKKQKALILVTHDESIADRMATRYRLTEGKLELLR, from the coding sequence TCTATGAACAGGGCCGGGAGAGCCTGGTGCAGTGGCGCAGCCGGATGGCGGGATTTATTTTTCAATCGTATCATCTCATGCCTGAGCTCAACATTCTGGAGAACGTGCTGTTGCCGGCCTGGTTTTTAGGAATGGACCAGCGGGGGCGGGCCGAGGAATTGATCGAACTGGTGGGGTTGAAGGAGCGGCTCCTGCACCGTCCGGGCGAGCTTTCGGGCGGGGAACAGCAGCGGGTGGCGATTGCGCGCGCTCTGATCAATGATCCGGCCCTCATCCTGGCGGATGAACCGACGGGCAATCTGGATGCGGAGAACAGCGCCTCCGTTCTGAATTTGCTGCTTGATTTGGCGGCCAAAAAACAGAAGGCTCTTATTCTTGTGACCCACGATGAATCGATTGCGGACCGCATGGCGACGCGCTATCGTCTTACGGAGGGCAAATTGGAATTATTAAGATGA
- the ilvE gene encoding branched-chain-amino-acid transaminase, whose product MKIYIDGKFYGKEDAKISVFDHGLLYGDGIFEGIRAYNGRVFMLEEHIDRLYDSAKAILLEIPISKKEMTEALLETCRQNNLKECYIRLVVTRGTGNLGLSPDRCERPTIFIIAASLELYPENFYKEGLAVVTASTQRTSPAALNPAVKSLNYLNNVMAKLEGKLAGVHEVIMLNSEGLVAECSGDNIFAIKNGRMTTPPIYMGALGGITRMALFKLAKELGVELHEVPMTRYDLFVADEIFLTGTGAEVIPVVKVDGRTIGEGSVGAWTRKFMGAYHDLTRRSGTPIFP is encoded by the coding sequence ATGAAAATCTATATCGACGGCAAATTTTACGGCAAGGAAGACGCCAAGATTTCGGTGTTTGACCACGGGCTGCTCTACGGAGACGGTATTTTTGAGGGCATCCGCGCCTACAACGGGCGTGTCTTCATGCTCGAGGAGCATATCGACAGGCTTTACGACTCGGCCAAGGCGATTTTGCTGGAGATCCCCATCTCGAAAAAGGAGATGACGGAGGCGCTGCTGGAGACCTGCCGCCAGAACAACCTCAAGGAGTGTTATATCCGCCTTGTGGTAACGCGAGGCACGGGGAACCTTGGCTTGTCGCCAGACCGTTGTGAGCGTCCGACGATCTTCATCATTGCGGCCTCTCTGGAATTGTACCCCGAGAATTTTTACAAGGAAGGGCTTGCGGTCGTGACCGCCTCGACCCAGCGCACCAGCCCGGCTGCGTTGAACCCGGCCGTGAAGTCGCTGAACTATCTGAACAATGTCATGGCAAAGCTCGAAGGCAAACTGGCCGGCGTGCATGAGGTGATCATGCTCAATTCCGAAGGCCTGGTTGCAGAGTGCTCGGGCGACAATATTTTTGCCATCAAGAATGGACGCATGACAACCCCGCCGATTTACATGGGAGCGCTGGGCGGCATCACGCGCATGGCGCTGTTCAAGCTGGCGAAGGAATTGGGCGTTGAATTGCATGAAGTTCCCATGACGCGCTACGACCTGTTCGTGGCGGACGAAATTTTCCTGACAGGAACCGGCGCGGAGGTCATTCCCGTGGTGAAGGTGGATGGCCGCACGATCGGCGAGGGGAGTGTGGGCGCCTGGACCCGGAAATTTATGGGCGCCTACCACGATTTGACCCGGCGCTCGGGTACGCCTATATTCCCCTAG
- a CDS encoding UvrB/UvrC motif-containing protein yields MICEKCQTREATVFLTQFIDGQMHKVDLCEKCAKEMGVTHSAGFSLADLLLKDSAGKADEPGDLTACPSCGFTQQQLVKTGRLGCPVCYETFENVVQNALRDMQRSTRHTGKVPQRLVAEMNLVRQRGLLEKALGEAIRSERYEEASKLRDELKALARS; encoded by the coding sequence ATGATTTGCGAAAAATGCCAGACGAGGGAAGCCACTGTTTTTCTGACCCAGTTCATTGATGGGCAGATGCATAAGGTGGATCTATGCGAAAAATGCGCCAAGGAAATGGGCGTGACGCATTCAGCGGGCTTTTCACTGGCTGATCTGCTGCTCAAAGACAGTGCCGGGAAAGCCGATGAGCCGGGAGACCTTACCGCCTGTCCGAGTTGCGGGTTTACCCAGCAGCAACTCGTGAAAACCGGACGCCTCGGCTGCCCGGTCTGTTATGAGACATTCGAGAATGTGGTGCAAAACGCCCTCCGTGACATGCAACGCAGCACCCGGCATACGGGCAAGGTGCCGCAGCGCCTTGTGGCGGAAATGAACCTGGTCCGGCAGCGCGGCCTGCTGGAAAAAGCGCTGGGCGAGGCGATTCGTTCCGAGCGCTATGAGGAAGCCTCCAAACTCCGGGACGAACTGAAAGCGCTTGCAAGAAGTTAA
- a CDS encoding serine hydrolase has translation MDIQILKPARKGIGLRDSSARFSLLPTFLLAYLLYSGVMTVHADGVDDLIARRMCERKITGLSLAVIEDGKISKVQCYGFTDQSGKSTVTPATLFQAGSISKPVAATAALHLVEQGRLSLDADVNTQLCTWKVPENGFTKEKPVTLRCILSHSAGLTVHGFPGYAVDSIVPSLVQVLDGAKPANSPAIRVDIVPGSKERYSGGGYTVMQQMMIDVTRQPFPKFMHDTVLKQFGMTNSTYEQPLSQELASKTATGYYDNGKAVQGRWHIYPEMAAAGLWTTAADLARFVIGIQKAATGESNPVISKDMARQMLTRQKDNAGLGVFLRGEGKGLLFFHSGRDEGFDAAIEAFANTGQGAVIMINANDDSGVCNEIIEAIAKEYHWQR, from the coding sequence ATGGACATTCAAATCTTAAAACCGGCTAGAAAAGGCATTGGACTACGTGATTCGTCTGCCCGCTTCTCTCTGCTGCCGACTTTCCTTCTAGCTTATCTGCTTTATTCTGGCGTTATGACTGTCCACGCAGACGGGGTGGACGATCTGATTGCCAGGCGAATGTGTGAACGGAAAATTACCGGCTTGTCGCTCGCGGTCATCGAGGATGGAAAGATTTCCAAAGTGCAATGTTATGGCTTTACGGATCAGAGCGGTAAGAGCACGGTGACACCTGCGACGCTCTTTCAAGCAGGTTCAATCAGCAAGCCTGTAGCTGCCACTGCGGCGCTCCATTTGGTTGAGCAGGGGCGCTTGTCCTTGGATGCAGATGTCAACACACAGTTATGCACCTGGAAAGTTCCGGAGAATGGTTTCACGAAAGAGAAGCCTGTGACCTTGAGGTGCATTCTTAGCCACAGCGCCGGGCTGACTGTTCACGGTTTCCCTGGTTATGCTGTCGATAGCATCGTCCCGAGCCTTGTGCAGGTCCTTGATGGTGCAAAGCCCGCAAATTCACCCGCAATTCGTGTGGATATTGTTCCCGGCAGCAAAGAACGATATTCGGGTGGCGGCTACACCGTGATGCAGCAGATGATGATCGATGTCACGCGGCAACCGTTTCCGAAATTCATGCACGACACTGTGCTGAAACAGTTCGGAATGACGAACAGCACTTACGAGCAACCGTTGTCACAGGAGTTGGCATCGAAGACCGCGACTGGCTATTACGACAATGGCAAAGCGGTGCAGGGTCGCTGGCACATCTATCCGGAGATGGCTGCGGCCGGCCTGTGGACGACCGCTGCCGATCTGGCGCGTTTTGTGATCGGTATTCAAAAAGCCGCGACAGGGGAATCCAATCCCGTCATTTCCAAAGACATGGCCCGACAGATGTTGACGAGACAAAAAGATAATGCGGGTCTCGGTGTATTTCTTCGCGGTGAAGGAAAGGGCCTGCTATTTTTTCACAGCGGTCGAGACGAAGGTTTCGATGCTGCAATAGAGGCGTTTGCCAATACGGGGCAAGGCGCGGTGATCATGATTAATGCGAACGATGACTCGGGAGTATGCAATGAAATCATCGAGGCTATTGCCAAGGAGTATCATTGGCAGAGATAA
- a CDS encoding ABC transporter ATP-binding protein, whose amino-acid sequence MSQRRSTGDAWSTLVRFYAYLRPYAGKLSAILILLLAVSALELAKPWLIGKIIDAAATGGAWRHSLWFLGLFLFVVLLRAGILLARNYLLQSSAMRVVCDMRVGIFAHLQKLSLKFYEGRQTGRIVSRISEDTGAVYNLVAGASINLIGDLVTVLGVLVVLLYANWKLALMTYTVLPFFLFNYLWHRRRLRVESRMHRRNWDRVIGFLHERISSTRLIKAFTAEEIETETFRGGIESDYSNFNRLVWRNTLLSVGAEVISGVGSLLVLGYGAWLILTKENGFTIGQLAAFNFYLGMLYAPITRTVDANAMIQRAVTALEKIFAVLDTQPHVPENDTLPTLPTLTGFVRFENVSFAYRTGQATLHEVDFKVDPGEMVALVGPSGAGKSTVITLLARFYEPSSGRILVDGRNIQEFNVQSLRRQIGIVMQDNILFGGSIADNIKYGRPDASNEDMLRAAEAANAHEFIRNLQRGYDSEIGERGVQLSGGQRQRIAIARVILKDPKILILDEATSALDTQSERLIQEALERLMKNRTSIVIAHRLSTVVNADRILVMKSGKIIEQGRHDELIARKGLYSELHNLQFSEAKA is encoded by the coding sequence ATGAGTCAACGCCGATCGACCGGTGATGCCTGGAGCACTCTGGTTCGTTTTTATGCCTACCTCCGGCCCTACGCCGGAAAATTGTCGGCTATATTAATCCTGCTCCTCGCGGTATCCGCCTTGGAATTGGCCAAACCCTGGTTGATCGGCAAAATCATTGATGCCGCCGCCACAGGCGGCGCCTGGCGCCACTCGCTCTGGTTTTTGGGGCTCTTTCTTTTTGTCGTTCTGCTGCGCGCTGGAATTCTACTCGCCCGCAACTACCTTCTCCAAAGCAGCGCCATGCGGGTGGTCTGCGACATGCGGGTCGGCATTTTTGCGCACCTCCAGAAGCTTTCGCTCAAGTTTTATGAAGGCCGCCAAACCGGCAGGATCGTTTCCCGCATCAGCGAAGACACCGGCGCCGTTTACAATCTCGTCGCGGGCGCTTCCATCAATTTGATCGGGGATCTGGTGACCGTTCTGGGGGTTTTAGTCGTGCTTCTGTATGCAAATTGGAAGCTGGCCCTCATGACCTATACCGTACTACCCTTCTTTTTATTCAATTACCTTTGGCATCGTCGGCGCCTGCGCGTCGAAAGCCGGATGCACCGCAGAAACTGGGACCGGGTAATCGGCTTCCTCCATGAACGGATTTCCAGCACGCGGCTGATCAAGGCGTTCACAGCGGAGGAAATTGAAACCGAGACTTTTCGCGGCGGGATTGAAAGCGATTACAGCAACTTCAACCGCCTGGTTTGGCGGAATACCTTGTTAAGCGTCGGCGCCGAGGTGATCAGCGGCGTCGGCTCGCTCCTGGTTCTGGGTTATGGCGCCTGGCTGATTCTCACGAAGGAAAACGGTTTCACCATCGGCCAACTGGCCGCTTTTAATTTTTACCTCGGCATGCTCTATGCCCCCATCACCCGGACGGTCGATGCCAATGCCATGATCCAGCGCGCCGTCACAGCCTTGGAAAAAATCTTCGCCGTGCTCGACACGCAGCCACACGTTCCAGAAAACGACACCCTGCCGACGCTGCCGACGTTGACAGGATTTGTCCGGTTTGAAAATGTCTCGTTTGCCTACCGGACCGGACAGGCGACCTTGCACGAAGTCGATTTCAAGGTGGATCCCGGGGAAATGGTGGCGTTGGTGGGCCCCAGCGGCGCCGGCAAAAGCACGGTGATTACCCTGCTGGCGCGCTTTTACGAACCCAGCTCAGGCCGCATCCTCGTGGACGGAAGAAACATCCAGGAGTTCAACGTTCAATCGCTCAGGCGTCAGATCGGGATCGTCATGCAGGACAATATTTTGTTCGGAGGCTCCATTGCCGACAACATCAAGTACGGGCGTCCGGATGCGTCCAATGAAGACATGCTTCGCGCCGCCGAGGCGGCCAACGCGCACGAGTTCATCCGAAATCTGCAACGGGGATATGACAGCGAAATCGGCGAGCGCGGCGTGCAGCTTTCGGGCGGGCAACGCCAGCGCATCGCCATCGCGCGGGTCATACTCAAGGATCCGAAAATTTTAATCCTCGACGAAGCCACTTCAGCGCTGGACACGCAATCGGAGCGGCTGATCCAGGAAGCGTTGGAACGCCTGATGAAAAACCGCACTTCCATCGTGATCGCGCACCGGCTTTCCACGGTTGTCAACGCCGACCGCATCCTGGTCATGAAGTCGGGAAAGATCATCGAGCAGGGCAGGCATGATGAGTTGATCGCGCGCAAGGGGCTTTACAGCGAACTGCACAACCTGCAGTTCAGTGAAGCAAAGGCGTAA
- a CDS encoding PDZ domain-containing protein: MRRLVFLSVFLLLAGVGFFWLTGLEDMAGNFKASSVLLSGRKHKPGTLLSEREAPKPSLNPLLLGGVNDPLRLISQRYQSLVAEVLPSIVMIQAYPDQSGKDPDPNRVLLDKFAAYGIEPGFTGGGFFIDENGGILTSFQTLIGSNTWIVETADGGIYPAELEGVDASTDIALIRIPCKQTRPVRWAYDSTLNFGQPVFPVGMDLREGPRVLGALVGTGLQTEPGAQGCFYGEYYFLDRNRADVEPGWPVLSLESGVVGMVAETDHLGGFYSTKCAVLPAEILRPVSEQLKRNPILRRAYLGVTGQELTPLLASALGIKAGQGVLVAGVLPDSPAQQAGIQAGDLITRFGDNPVSSHLELRRLASHMAIGARVPVEVMRKSAQIKLSAVLVEHPGSLNNLVEEWINNYHQSTQKVESGSLLKALTVMEIPKASADNPQQGRLIITAVDSSRFLPSSPINPGEFILEINGEAVPSRKAYDDLTSRTETAPTLILRLASGDQARYVALMRRK, from the coding sequence ATGAGGCGCCTGGTTTTTTTAAGCGTGTTCCTGCTGCTCGCGGGAGTCGGATTTTTCTGGCTCACCGGCCTTGAGGATATGGCCGGGAATTTCAAGGCTTCAAGCGTTCTCCTAAGCGGCAGAAAGCACAAGCCCGGGACCCTCCTCTCCGAGCGCGAGGCGCCCAAGCCCAGCCTCAACCCTCTTCTGCTCGGCGGTGTGAATGATCCACTGCGGCTGATCTCGCAGCGCTACCAGTCGCTGGTGGCCGAGGTTCTCCCATCCATTGTCATGATCCAGGCCTATCCGGATCAAAGCGGCAAAGACCCCGATCCAAACCGCGTCCTGCTGGATAAATTCGCCGCCTACGGGATTGAGCCCGGCTTTACCGGCGGCGGATTTTTCATCGACGAGAACGGCGGGATTTTGACCAGCTTTCAAACCTTGATTGGTTCTAATACATGGATAGTCGAAACCGCGGACGGCGGCATTTATCCCGCCGAACTGGAGGGGGTCGATGCCTCCACAGACATCGCCCTGATCCGGATCCCATGCAAACAAACCCGCCCCGTCCGCTGGGCTTACGACAGCACGCTCAATTTCGGGCAGCCTGTTTTCCCCGTCGGAATGGACCTGCGCGAGGGCCCGCGCGTGCTCGGCGCCCTGGTCGGCACAGGCCTGCAAACCGAACCGGGAGCGCAGGGCTGCTTTTACGGTGAATATTATTTTCTCGACCGCAACCGTGCGGATGTGGAGCCGGGCTGGCCGGTGTTGAGCCTTGAATCGGGCGTGGTGGGGATGGTGGCCGAAACGGATCATCTTGGCGGATTTTATTCAACCAAATGCGCGGTTCTACCCGCAGAAATCCTGCGTCCAGTCTCGGAACAACTCAAACGGAATCCCATATTGCGCCGCGCTTATTTGGGCGTCACAGGACAGGAACTCACTCCCCTGCTGGCCTCCGCCCTTGGCATAAAGGCGGGGCAAGGCGTTCTGGTTGCCGGCGTACTTCCGGACAGTCCGGCACAACAGGCAGGCATTCAAGCCGGGGATCTGATCACCCGGTTCGGCGACAACCCGGTTTCCAGCCATCTCGAACTGAGACGGCTCGCCTCGCACATGGCGATCGGGGCGCGGGTGCCGGTCGAAGTGATGCGCAAAAGCGCCCAAATAAAGCTTTCAGCCGTGCTGGTCGAACATCCCGGCAGCCTGAACAATCTGGTTGAAGAGTGGATAAACAATTACCATCAATCGACCCAAAAGGTGGAAAGCGGAAGCCTGTTGAAGGCGCTGACCGTCATGGAAATTCCCAAGGCATCCGCGGATAACCCGCAGCAAGGCAGATTGATTATCACAGCCGTCGATTCCTCCCGCTTTTTGCCTTCCTCGCCCATCAATCCGGGGGAATTCATTTTGGAGATCAACGGGGAAGCGGTTCCTTCACGCAAGGCCTATGACGACCTGACAAGCCGCACGGAAACTGCGCCCACATTGATCCTGCGCCTGGCCTCAGGCGATCAAGCGCGCTACGTGGCCTTGATGCGTCGGAAATAA
- a CDS encoding 3'-5' exonuclease has protein sequence MAHFLTPVGSGSQATAGERRFAERLDGLLEDDYLCWFNVPIGPLHQYPDFVLLHPSHGLWVFEIKDWKIDTIRSIDKLKARILTSEGTLKTVANPLEQAHQYCMTVVNKLSSDPQLQQPSGLHQGKPCFPYAYAAVFTQITRNQLNAVLSEEEQDLVLPSRLVICKDEMTVNTAADTFQERLWGMFHHRFSTPLTLPQIDRVRWHLFPEIRITSVQQDFFSEASADESGPQFIRTMDLVQEQLARNLGDGHRVIHGVAGSGKTLILGYRCLHLAQHLHKPILILCYNITLAARLRSFIAERNLQSKVSVLHFHEWCKVQLKTYHAQMIESDKPAYDRYVESVIMGVEKGFIPRAQYGAIMIDEGHDFYPEWLKLITQMVDPETDSLLLLYDDAQSIYRKKSSIKFTLSSVGIKAQGRTTILRLNYRNTREILKFACDFASGFLKNIDADEDHIPTVGPEAAGISGPSPRFHQFSKQIEETDYAMECIRFWQKEGKSLGEIAVLYFNPNQARNLLARLDTEGIPAMMMDTASQKNAYDPRESKISIIPVPSSKGLEFDAVLVLGVGDWTEKDPEQNARLVYVAMTRARESLLLTSSSNGPIQRRLAEQSALLS, from the coding sequence ATGGCACATTTCCTTACTCCAGTTGGCAGCGGCTCCCAGGCAACTGCTGGCGAGCGCCGCTTCGCGGAAAGACTCGATGGTCTTCTGGAGGACGATTACCTCTGTTGGTTCAATGTTCCGATCGGCCCCCTTCACCAATATCCAGATTTTGTTCTTCTTCATCCTTCCCATGGCCTCTGGGTCTTTGAAATCAAGGACTGGAAAATCGATACGATTCGTTCCATCGATAAACTGAAAGCCAGAATCTTGACGTCTGAGGGCACACTCAAAACCGTGGCCAATCCCTTGGAGCAAGCCCATCAGTATTGTATGACTGTTGTCAATAAACTGAGTTCTGATCCACAACTTCAACAGCCTTCGGGCCTTCATCAAGGCAAGCCCTGTTTCCCCTATGCCTACGCCGCAGTTTTTACTCAGATCACCCGGAATCAGTTGAATGCAGTCCTGAGCGAAGAAGAACAGGATCTTGTTTTGCCTTCCAGATTGGTCATTTGCAAAGATGAAATGACGGTAAATACTGCGGCTGACACTTTTCAAGAACGGCTTTGGGGCATGTTCCACCATCGCTTCAGTACTCCGCTCACCCTTCCCCAGATTGATAGGGTCCGCTGGCATTTGTTTCCTGAAATCCGCATCACCTCCGTACAGCAGGACTTTTTTTCAGAAGCCTCTGCCGACGAGTCCGGGCCTCAATTCATACGGACTATGGATCTTGTTCAGGAGCAACTGGCCCGCAATCTCGGCGATGGCCACCGTGTCATTCATGGCGTGGCAGGATCTGGAAAGACGCTCATACTCGGCTATCGCTGCTTGCATCTTGCCCAACACCTTCATAAGCCCATCCTGATTCTTTGCTACAACATTACCCTGGCTGCGCGACTACGCTCATTTATCGCGGAACGTAATCTTCAGTCCAAGGTTTCCGTTCTCCATTTTCATGAATGGTGCAAAGTGCAGTTAAAAACTTATCACGCCCAGATGATTGAGTCCGACAAACCCGCTTACGATCGTTATGTGGAGTCCGTCATTATGGGCGTGGAAAAAGGGTTTATTCCCCGCGCCCAATATGGAGCAATCATGATCGATGAAGGCCACGACTTTTATCCAGAATGGCTGAAGCTCATCACACAGATGGTCGATCCAGAAACCGATTCCCTGCTGCTGCTTTACGATGATGCCCAGTCCATCTATCGCAAAAAATCCAGTATCAAATTCACTTTGTCGAGCGTGGGTATTAAAGCCCAAGGCCGGACCACGATTCTCCGGTTGAACTACCGAAATACCCGAGAGATATTGAAATTTGCCTGCGACTTTGCCTCCGGCTTCCTCAAGAACATCGACGCAGACGAAGACCACATTCCAACAGTCGGACCTGAGGCTGCTGGAATTTCCGGCCCAAGCCCACGCTTCCATCAGTTTAGTAAGCAAATAGAAGAAACCGACTATGCAATGGAGTGCATCCGTTTCTGGCAAAAGGAGGGAAAATCTCTCGGTGAAATTGCTGTTCTCTACTTTAACCCTAACCAAGCTCGCAATCTACTGGCCCGGTTGGACACGGAAGGAATTCCGGCTATGATGATGGATACTGCGTCCCAGAAAAATGCCTACGATCCTCGCGAATCCAAAATATCCATCATACCGGTACCCAGCAGCAAAGGCTTGGAGTTCGATGCCGTTCTTGTGCTGGGAGTCGGTGATTGGACGGAAAAGGACCCCGAACAAAATGCCCGTCTGGTCTATGTTGCCATGACTCGAGCCCGGGAAAGCCTGCTTCTAACCTCATCCTCGAATGGTCCAATCCAACGGAGGCTGGCGGAACAGTCTGCTTTGTTAAGCTAA
- a CDS encoding TIGR00282 family metallophosphoesterase, whose product MRVIFLGDVVGEPGRDAVKAALPGLREKFSPDFIVVNGENSAGGHGITPRLVYELLRCKIDVVTLGDHTWDQREILPFFDEEPRLIRPFNFPAGCPGLGWVVVSGNGKKLGVVNAMGRTFMAAPVDNPMTGLPTILELVRQEAHCILVDFHAETTSEKIAFGHAFDGQVSAVVGTHTHVQTADEKILPGGTAYITDTGFCGGHDGVIGRDKEPILERYRTLMPVRMTVTGKQPQVDGVFIEIDESTGKAIRIERIQEAVAPNPPQGGQ is encoded by the coding sequence ATGCGTGTCATCTTTTTGGGCGATGTGGTCGGCGAGCCGGGCCGGGATGCAGTCAAGGCGGCTTTGCCCGGACTGCGGGAAAAATTTTCACCCGATTTCATTGTGGTGAACGGCGAGAACTCCGCAGGAGGGCATGGTATCACGCCGCGCCTGGTGTATGAACTGCTCCGCTGCAAGATCGATGTGGTGACTTTGGGCGATCATACCTGGGACCAACGCGAGATTTTACCCTTTTTCGACGAGGAACCGCGCTTGATCCGTCCTTTTAATTTCCCGGCGGGTTGCCCGGGCCTGGGCTGGGTCGTGGTGTCGGGGAATGGAAAAAAGCTGGGTGTGGTGAATGCCATGGGGCGGACTTTCATGGCCGCCCCGGTTGATAACCCGATGACAGGCCTGCCGACGATCCTTGAGTTGGTTCGGCAGGAGGCGCACTGCATCCTGGTTGATTTTCACGCCGAAACCACATCCGAAAAGATCGCCTTTGGCCACGCCTTCGACGGGCAGGTGTCGGCCGTGGTGGGGACCCACACCCATGTGCAGACGGCGGATGAAAAAATTCTTCCCGGTGGGACGGCTTATATTACAGACACCGGGTTTTGCGGCGGCCATGACGGCGTGATCGGGCGCGACAAGGAACCGATCCTTGAGCGTTACCGCACGCTCATGCCGGTGCGGATGACGGTCACAGGCAAGCAGCCCCAGGTGGATGGGGTGTTTATTGAGATTGATGAAAGCACGGGAAAAGCAATCAGGATTGAGCGAATCCAGGAAGCGGTTGCCCCGAATCCACCGCAGGGCGGCCAATAA
- the xseA gene encoding exodeoxyribonuclease VII large subunit: MSPELEILSVSQLNAEIRSLLEGQIGEVSVRGEISNLRRQSSGHVYFTLKDEGGQIRAVLFRGDAARLKFAPADGQGVIVHGELTVYEPRGEYQIRVSRMEAQGKGTLQERFEALKRKLQAEGLFEQARKRPIPQFPETVAVVTSPTGAALRDFLNIIRRRCPRLKVQVFGVQVQGEGAAEQVAQALAELNRLGEADLIVVARGGGSLEDLWAFNEEIVARAVAASMIPVISGVGHEIDFTICDFAADLRAPTPSAAAELASAADEDWRNRLVVLFDGLRQNAAGLLQDRRWKLAACRDHYVFREPIRIVRQMSQRLDELENGLVRNLQVARNTTRERLSFINQRWQSAHPQRRLAEWRNLLQARKVQLRLLSPQQTLNRGYSIVFDRKGRILKEVEQALAAGDVKIRFSDGDMDAKVMKKSDNS; encoded by the coding sequence ATGAGCCCGGAGCTTGAAATTCTGTCGGTCTCGCAGTTGAACGCCGAGATTCGCTCCTTGCTGGAGGGGCAGATCGGCGAGGTGAGTGTGCGGGGCGAAATTTCAAACCTGCGCCGCCAGAGTTCCGGCCATGTGTATTTCACACTCAAGGACGAGGGCGGCCAAATCCGGGCGGTGCTGTTTCGGGGCGACGCCGCGCGGTTGAAGTTTGCTCCTGCGGACGGACAGGGTGTGATTGTACACGGGGAGCTGACGGTCTATGAACCGCGCGGTGAATATCAAATCCGGGTGTCCCGCATGGAAGCGCAGGGGAAAGGCACCCTGCAGGAACGTTTTGAGGCGTTGAAACGCAAATTGCAGGCCGAAGGGTTGTTTGAACAAGCCCGGAAAAGGCCGATCCCTCAATTTCCCGAAACGGTGGCGGTGGTGACATCTCCCACCGGCGCGGCGTTGCGCGACTTCCTTAACATTATCCGGCGGCGCTGTCCCCGGTTGAAGGTCCAGGTTTTTGGGGTGCAGGTGCAGGGCGAGGGGGCTGCGGAACAGGTGGCACAGGCGCTGGCTGAACTGAACCGCTTGGGTGAGGCGGACTTGATCGTGGTGGCGCGCGGGGGCGGCAGCCTCGAAGACCTTTGGGCGTTCAACGAGGAAATCGTGGCGCGGGCTGTGGCCGCGTCGATGATTCCCGTTATTTCAGGCGTGGGGCATGAGATTGATTTCACCATCTGCGATTTTGCCGCGGATTTGCGCGCGCCGACGCCATCGGCTGCGGCGGAACTGGCGAGCGCGGCGGATGAGGATTGGCGCAACCGATTAGTTGTTCTGTTCGACGGTTTGCGGCAGAACGCGGCGGGCCTGTTGCAGGATCGCCGCTGGAAATTGGCGGCGTGCCGGGACCATTACGTTTTTCGCGAGCCGATCCGGATTGTGCGGCAGATGTCGCAGCGGCTGGACGAGTTGGAGAACGGCCTGGTACGGAATCTGCAAGTGGCCCGCAATACGACGCGGGAGAGGCTTTCGTTTATCAACCAGCGCTGGCAGTCGGCGCATCCGCAGCGCAGGCTGGCGGAATGGCGCAACCTGCTCCAGGCCCGGAAGGTCCAGTTGCGATTGCTCTCGCCGCAACAGACCTTGAACCGGGGCTATTCGATCGTTTTTGACCGGAAGGGGCGGATATTGAAGGAAGTGGAGCAGGCGCTTGCGGCCGGGGATGTGAAGATCCGCTTTTCGGACGGGGATATGGACGCGAAGGTTATGAAGAAATCCGACAATTCCTAA